A section of the Lutra lutra chromosome 3, mLutLut1.2, whole genome shotgun sequence genome encodes:
- the LOC125095180 gene encoding nuclear body protein SP140-like protein isoform X1 has translation MFSVVKNKEISHEALLNLFKQNKVEIANAITKPFPFLESLRDRSFITEKIYKDSQEAHKNLVPVERVVYNILCYLEKTFDRSLLQVLFSRVHLKEYPDLIHVHRIFENVSEDKYFPQKNDSEETQNLPNIGPNSEQALDEFTLLRMKERKSEMVCIPLNDGQGFSGESSEEEGPPEALSSAGCQGPEEEGEDEEGEDDQLWAIDP, from the exons atgTTTTCAGTAGTTAAGAACAAGGAGATTTCCCATGAGGCTCTTTTGAATCTCTTCAAGCAAAATAAGGTGGAGATAGCAAACGCAATAACAAAgccatttcctttccttgaaaGCCTCAGAGACCGCTCCTTTATCACggaaaaaatctataaa gattcTCAAGAAGCCCATAAAAACTTGGTTCCTGTAGAGAGAGTGGTGTATAATATTCTCTGCTACCTCGAGAAGACCTTTGATAGGTCACTTCTACAAGTCCTGTTCAGCAGGGTTCATCTGAAGGAGTATCCTGATTTAATTCATGTTCATAGAATCTTCGAAAATG tAAGTGAAgacaaatattttccccagaaaAATGATAGTGAAGAGACACAAAACCTGCCCAACATTGGGCCAAACTCTGAACAAG caCTCGATGAATTTACACttttaagaatgaaagagaggaagTCAGAGATGGTGTGTATCCCGCTGAATGATGGGCAAG GTTTCAGCGGTGAATCCAGTGAGGAGGAAGGGCCCCCTGAAGCTCTGAGCTCTGCAGGATGCcaagggccagaggaagagggtgaggaCGAGGAAGGTGAGGACGACCAGCTTTGGGCTATAGACCCTTAG
- the LOC125095180 gene encoding nuclear body protein SP140-like protein isoform X2, which produces MFSVVKNKEISHEALLNLFKQNKVEIANAITKPFPFLESLRDRSFITEKIYKDSQEAHKNLVPVERVVYNILCYLEKTFDRSLLQVLFSRVHLKEYPDLIHVHRIFENALDEFTLLRMKERKSEMVCIPLNDGQGFSGESSEEEGPPEALSSAGCQGPEEEGEDEEGEDDQLWAIDP; this is translated from the exons atgTTTTCAGTAGTTAAGAACAAGGAGATTTCCCATGAGGCTCTTTTGAATCTCTTCAAGCAAAATAAGGTGGAGATAGCAAACGCAATAACAAAgccatttcctttccttgaaaGCCTCAGAGACCGCTCCTTTATCACggaaaaaatctataaa gattcTCAAGAAGCCCATAAAAACTTGGTTCCTGTAGAGAGAGTGGTGTATAATATTCTCTGCTACCTCGAGAAGACCTTTGATAGGTCACTTCTACAAGTCCTGTTCAGCAGGGTTCATCTGAAGGAGTATCCTGATTTAATTCATGTTCATAGAATCTTCGAAAATG caCTCGATGAATTTACACttttaagaatgaaagagaggaagTCAGAGATGGTGTGTATCCCGCTGAATGATGGGCAAG GTTTCAGCGGTGAATCCAGTGAGGAGGAAGGGCCCCCTGAAGCTCTGAGCTCTGCAGGATGCcaagggccagaggaagagggtgaggaCGAGGAAGGTGAGGACGACCAGCTTTGGGCTATAGACCCTTAG